CCTCTAGGGGGAAAGCTCTCCCCATATTTGCTGCCTCAGAAGAACCAGAGGCAGAGACACTCTTTTGGAGGAAAAGCCAGATGGTGGCCGAGGCAATCCCTTCCAAAATCacacagcaggcaggcaggcaggcaggctgggcagctgctgaCACTCCCCTGGCCCTCACAGTCCAGACAAATGGCTGGCGTCCCAGGAGTCGCTGAGGGTCTCCAGCAGGCGCTGCCGGGCCAGCAGCCTCCGGAGGTGCATCCGGTAGTCCTCCATCACCAGGTCGTCCCAGCGCCTCAGTGGGAAGTGATCCTGATCCACTGTCAAGCCGGTGTGCAGGAGCTGGTTCCGGGTCCGGAAATCTGACACCGTGAGCAGCCACCTGTGGGGGGAGATGGAGTGTGGAGGGGGGGACAGTGAGGGGGCAGGCCCGGCCTTATCATCAAAGTGCTGCCGCTGTGTCTCAGTGGCCAAAGAGCCAACAAGTGCCAAATTAATTGAAAATGCCGGCGTCAGGCCCAGCCATGGCCGGGAAGTGGACACTGACAATAGGCAAAGGAACAGCCTCCGAGGAGACAGAGAGGGAACGTGGGGTACTTTTCCCAGGTCTTTttgtgctgcctcttcagagtcatCACGGCAGCATGCAGGTGGAATCCCCACAAGGGCATTGggcaacccccaggtggggcctgagggcTCCCCAGAATTCCAGTGggcccctagaccaggggtagtcaacctgtggtcctccagatgtccatggactacaattcccatgagcccctgccagcgtttgctggcaggggctcatgggaattgtagtccatggacatctggaggaccacaggttgactacctctaccCTAGACTACAGAAGTCAGCTAACCTGGAGTCCCTAGAGGCCTGGGAGGGCAGGCTGCCTGGCACTACACCGCCATAGAGCTTCCTCACTTTTGGGGTCCATCTGTTCCACTGAGTCACAACCAGGGCTGGAGTGTGGTGTCGGGAGGCAGCCGCCCCGCTGGCCACGTCTGCTCACCTGTTCTTCCGTCCAGCTGTTCCGCAGATCACGTTGATGTTCTCAAACTGGATGCTGCGCAGGAGGCCCGCCTCAAAGGCATTCGGAATGGCCGCCTCAACCACCCTGAGGACGTCGGCGTGGTTCATCTCCTTCTCAGGCTGGGGGCAAAGGCAGAGCTCATTGCTcaggtgcagtggctaagagctgCGGCCTCTCATCCGGAGAGCTGGGGTtggatccccactcctccacatgcagtcagatgaCTACCcgattctcttagagctgctttcacaga
The Paroedura picta isolate Pp20150507F chromosome 16, Ppicta_v3.0, whole genome shotgun sequence genome window above contains:
- the C16H19orf81 gene encoding putative uncharacterized protein C19orf81 homolog isoform X2, which gives rise to MQEDETEGPKLKSSSSTQGEPAPNVPERENGERASSPFPELEQPCPPPRKTSRQYLKKIIAEYEALDMEMPCIRKFPRPPAARPLCLCMEIQPEKEMNHADVLRVVEAAIPNAFEAGLLRSIQFENINVICGTAGRKNRWLLTVSDFRTRNQLLHTGLTVDQDHFPLRRWDDLVMEDYRMHLRRLLARQRLLETLSDSWDASHLSGL